One Thermoplasma volcanium GSS1 genomic window carries:
- a CDS encoding YbjQ family protein has translation MDEEHNIIMVTTNYIPGKKITRIIGTIWGITVRSRGLGGNIVAGLRSLAGGEIKEYSKMLSDTRNTAMERLRDAAEQVGANAVIELRFDSSDIGQVMTEIVAYGTAVVVEDVSSDIQRVGLS, from the coding sequence ATGGATGAAGAACATAACATCATAATGGTTACAACCAATTATATTCCAGGAAAGAAGATTACCAGAATTATAGGTACAATATGGGGTATAACAGTAAGGAGTAGAGGTCTTGGCGGAAATATTGTGGCTGGGCTAAGATCCTTGGCTGGTGGAGAAATAAAGGAATATTCAAAGATGCTTTCCGACACTAGAAATACGGCAATGGAACGCTTGAGAGATGCAGCTGAACAGGTTGGTGCTAATGCTGTCATAGAATTGAGGTTCGATTCATCAGATATTGGCCAAGTAATGACTGAAATTGTTGCCTACGGTACCGCCGTAGTAGTTGAGGATGTATCTTCGGACATCCAAAGAGTAGGACTTTCCTAA
- a CDS encoding MutS-related protein, protein MFDSDPDFFADLNLDMIIDGITSGYTDYNLRPFFITMPRSLDTVKYRQEIFKDLLNSEVFALMKDFSEKMNTIYKWVSTADRLGGYQKQGWLLEAALFYFNTMADFSLKLDNLDFKSQGLLMLREYLRELVHTDAFIVASREANTVKSLLSAIRYEMLIESSKVTIRRDKGKDDYNEIVKKLFDKFTNRNATSKSLKRFYETSMNQVEAAVLELIARLFPEEFKALSSFYENHKNFIDPTTAQMYRELQFYLSYIEYISPLEKTGLKFCIPEVGTVRDIYCIECFDLALAQRLLQSGSVVIANDFRLSRNENIIVVTGPNSGGKTTFARSIGQVFFLAMLGLPIPGSKAKLFQVDNIYTHFEKSEDLENLRGKLEDDLIRMRKILDSATERSLIIINEMLSSTASKDAISIGTKIIDLINKKNSICVYVTFFEELARIRGVISMVSQVDPIAPEIRTFRVVRSDPNGLAYATAIAERYGLTYKKIIERVRK, encoded by the coding sequence TTGTTTGATAGCGATCCTGATTTTTTTGCTGATCTCAATCTTGATATGATTATAGATGGAATAACTTCAGGCTATACAGATTATAATCTTAGGCCATTTTTTATCACAATGCCTAGGAGCTTAGATACAGTCAAATACAGGCAAGAGATCTTCAAGGATCTCCTAAATTCAGAAGTTTTTGCATTGATGAAGGATTTTTCAGAAAAAATGAATACCATCTATAAATGGGTTTCAACAGCTGATAGGCTTGGAGGCTATCAAAAGCAAGGATGGCTATTGGAAGCTGCTTTGTTTTACTTCAATACAATGGCGGACTTTTCATTGAAACTCGATAACTTGGATTTTAAGTCACAAGGTCTGTTAATGCTCAGAGAATATCTCAGAGAGTTAGTACATACAGACGCATTTATAGTGGCTTCAAGGGAGGCCAATACTGTAAAATCACTTTTATCTGCAATTAGATATGAGATGTTAATAGAATCTTCAAAGGTGACTATAAGGCGAGACAAGGGGAAGGATGACTACAACGAGATTGTTAAAAAATTGTTTGACAAATTCACAAATAGGAATGCCACGAGCAAAAGCCTGAAGCGTTTTTACGAAACCTCCATGAATCAAGTTGAAGCGGCAGTTTTGGAGCTTATTGCAAGATTATTTCCTGAAGAGTTCAAAGCGTTGTCTTCATTTTATGAGAATCACAAGAATTTCATCGATCCAACCACAGCTCAAATGTACCGGGAGCTACAGTTTTATTTGTCTTATATTGAGTATATTTCACCACTGGAGAAAACTGGACTAAAATTCTGTATACCTGAAGTAGGGACAGTTAGAGATATTTATTGTATAGAATGTTTTGACCTTGCCCTTGCCCAAAGGCTACTTCAGTCTGGATCCGTTGTAATTGCAAATGACTTCAGATTGTCCCGTAATGAAAATATCATTGTAGTGACAGGACCTAATAGTGGCGGTAAGACTACGTTTGCAAGATCAATTGGCCAGGTATTCTTTTTAGCTATGCTTGGTTTACCAATTCCGGGATCTAAGGCTAAGTTATTTCAAGTTGACAACATTTATACTCATTTCGAAAAATCAGAGGATCTTGAAAATCTAAGAGGAAAATTGGAAGACGATCTCATAAGAATGCGAAAAATACTTGATTCTGCCACGGAAAGGAGTCTGATCATAATTAACGAAATGCTCAGTTCTACAGCTTCGAAGGATGCAATTAGTATAGGAACAAAAATCATAGACCTTATAAATAAAAAGAATTCAATATGCGTTTATGTGACATTCTTCGAAGAACTTGCTAGGATAAGAGGTGTTATCAGTATGGTTAGTCAAGTTGATCCAATTGCACCAGAGATAAGAACATTTAGGGTTGTTAGAAGCGATCCGAACGGTCTTGCCTATGCTACTGCTATAGCAGAAAGGTATGGACTTACCTATAAAAAAATTATTGAGAGAGTGAGAAAATGA
- a CDS encoding MutS-related protein: protein MNVDLLFNDTDGRVNESVPWNSNDLEKDLDLEILYNVMAGKDTYVFDVCRRTILNSVNDKSTIIYRQDVLKDAIRNQNIIRKIYSTIVTAESEAKRSYFWISRSNPEFALHESISILKIYLTAIENIRDVGREALPLLHSNGLKQLFTMIMQEFNHEYVAEVLNHLEILRFHNGISVRGSLGFANSLIGYNLLMPDAKSNKILDKISLIRERHYTYVLPDRDEIGAQELADMRAKSIRETAAILTESAQNVLAFIDRIKEGVAFYLGCLNLLDELTKIGAPISFPVPENNENNGMYYTGIYDVALCLRTKTVPVRNSLSAEHDSIIFITGANRGGKSTLLRAIGQAQLMMQCGMFVAAESFSAYIASGIFTHFKREEDSGMSMGKLEEEMNRMSLIIDHIKAGGRLFLNESFSSTNVREGSEIAKQVINALLDSGVKVIFVTHFNELAESYLGSVYNPTFLRAERLDNGKRTFKILQADPITTSFGYDIFLKVFGESAKT from the coding sequence ATGAATGTAGATCTCCTTTTTAATGATACCGACGGAAGAGTTAATGAAAGCGTTCCTTGGAACAGCAATGATCTTGAAAAAGATCTCGATCTTGAAATTTTATATAATGTTATGGCTGGAAAGGACACATATGTTTTTGATGTATGCAGAAGAACTATACTCAATAGCGTCAATGATAAAAGTACAATAATATATCGCCAAGATGTATTGAAGGACGCAATTAGAAACCAAAACATAATTCGGAAAATTTATTCTACAATAGTAACTGCAGAATCAGAGGCAAAGAGGAGTTATTTCTGGATCAGCCGATCAAATCCTGAATTTGCCCTTCACGAATCAATATCAATTTTGAAAATATACTTAACTGCAATAGAAAATATCAGGGATGTTGGTAGAGAAGCGTTGCCTTTGCTTCATTCTAATGGCCTTAAGCAACTATTCACGATGATTATGCAAGAGTTTAACCATGAATACGTGGCTGAGGTGTTAAACCATCTGGAAATACTCCGTTTTCACAATGGTATATCTGTGCGTGGATCACTTGGCTTTGCAAATTCGTTAATAGGGTATAATCTGCTGATGCCGGATGCAAAGTCAAATAAAATTCTGGATAAGATATCTCTCATAAGAGAGCGCCACTATACTTACGTCCTTCCGGATAGGGATGAAATAGGGGCGCAGGAATTGGCAGATATGCGAGCTAAAAGTATACGGGAAACAGCGGCTATTTTAACCGAATCTGCACAAAACGTTTTGGCCTTTATAGATCGTATAAAAGAAGGCGTTGCATTTTATCTTGGCTGCCTCAATCTTCTTGATGAACTTACTAAAATTGGTGCACCTATTTCATTTCCTGTTCCAGAAAATAACGAAAATAATGGAATGTATTATACTGGCATTTACGATGTTGCGCTCTGCTTGAGAACTAAAACAGTTCCTGTTAGAAATTCACTGAGTGCAGAACATGACAGTATTATATTCATAACTGGTGCCAACAGAGGGGGAAAATCTACCCTTCTAAGGGCCATAGGACAGGCTCAACTGATGATGCAGTGTGGTATGTTTGTGGCAGCGGAATCATTCAGTGCATATATTGCAAGTGGTATCTTTACTCATTTTAAGAGAGAAGAAGATTCTGGCATGAGTATGGGAAAATTGGAGGAAGAAATGAATAGAATGAGCTTAATAATTGATCATATAAAGGCAGGAGGCAGGTTATTTTTAAATGAGTCGTTTTCATCAACAAACGTCAGGGAAGGATCCGAGATCGCCAAGCAGGTCATTAATGCCTTGCTGGACAGTGGAGTTAAAGTCATATTTGTTACTCATTTTAATGAGCTTGCAGAATCCTATCTCGGTAGTGTGTATAATCCGACATTTCTAAGAGCAGAAAGGCTTGATAACGGTAAACGTACTTTTAAGATACTGCAGGCAGATCCTATAACAACAAGTTTCGGGTATGACATATTTTTGAAAGTATTTGGAGAAAGCGCTAAAACATAA
- a CDS encoding FmdE family protein has product MESERNKIEHPGNSESQTQQKILESSKVLIPEWAYTFHGHKCPYMPLGYRAGLYAMKLLKIDREKDHKTLIYSEMSEKDLNGCFNDGLQAATGCTYGKGLLNLLGYGKLALILYRKDKGAVRVHVRDEIMDELSSRATEFFSLRKSGKEPSEIPDEFIDPIINDWMPSLSDEQMFEYKFIKDFHPIPAKKSGVKKKCDQCHEYVYEIDLVPSEGKLICKPDYYNVDENHPVKF; this is encoded by the coding sequence ATGGAAAGTGAAAGGAACAAAATAGAGCACCCAGGAAATTCGGAATCGCAGACTCAACAAAAAATACTGGAAAGTTCTAAGGTTTTGATACCCGAATGGGCGTATACATTCCACGGACATAAATGCCCGTACATGCCTCTTGGTTACAGGGCCGGGCTTTATGCTATGAAATTGCTGAAGATAGATCGAGAAAAAGACCATAAAACGTTAATTTACTCAGAGATGAGCGAGAAAGATTTGAACGGTTGTTTTAATGACGGGTTACAGGCCGCTACTGGATGCACTTATGGTAAAGGGCTGTTGAACCTGCTTGGTTATGGAAAACTTGCATTGATACTATATCGTAAGGACAAAGGAGCAGTAAGGGTACACGTTAGGGACGAAATTATGGATGAACTCTCATCCCGTGCAACTGAGTTCTTCAGTCTCAGGAAAAGTGGTAAGGAACCCTCTGAGATACCTGATGAATTTATAGATCCAATAATAAATGATTGGATGCCTAGCCTTTCCGATGAACAGATGTTTGAATATAAGTTCATCAAGGATTTTCATCCCATACCTGCTAAGAAGAGTGGTGTAAAGAAGAAATGCGATCAATGCCACGAATACGTCTACGAGATCGATCTTGTGCCCTCAGAAGGAAAACTCATCTGCAAACCAGATTATTATAACGTGGATGAAAATCACCCAGTGAAATTTTAA
- a CDS encoding sulfite exporter TauE/SafE family protein, translated as MSLFFLIIFIITWILSALFATAGVGAANTLIPIYYSMGIPFSIAAAAGLLLNVFSLSSATVNNGKRDRVLWKLGIIFLAPAVIMAPMGALVGIHTPRKVLLWMFVMFLGYTLYNLIRGKAKGNSDKFSVNAKGYALGVLVGAIAGFLGGLLGVGGGMIILPVLALIEKDYKKVSATAGFIALFSSASGFTSYLFLLKGISYNLWLIILIGGILGGFTGSYLMNKMKTIYVKYTIILIIAFVLIKILVGII; from the coding sequence ATGAGTCTATTTTTCTTAATTATATTTATTATAACCTGGATACTTTCTGCATTGTTTGCAACGGCAGGTGTAGGGGCTGCTAACACGCTAATACCCATATATTATTCCATGGGCATACCGTTTTCAATAGCAGCTGCAGCGGGACTTTTATTAAACGTATTTTCATTATCTTCAGCTACTGTAAACAACGGAAAAAGAGATAGGGTATTATGGAAATTAGGTATTATATTCTTAGCGCCCGCAGTTATCATGGCTCCCATGGGTGCACTTGTAGGAATTCATACTCCAAGGAAGGTATTACTCTGGATGTTTGTAATGTTCTTAGGATACACTTTATATAATTTGATAAGAGGAAAGGCGAAAGGAAACTCAGATAAATTTTCTGTTAATGCTAAAGGCTATGCTCTTGGTGTATTAGTAGGAGCTATTGCGGGATTTCTTGGTGGTTTACTAGGCGTAGGAGGAGGAATGATAATTTTACCTGTTTTAGCGCTAATAGAAAAAGATTATAAGAAAGTGTCAGCTACTGCAGGATTTATCGCTTTATTTAGTTCAGCAAGTGGTTTTACTAGTTACCTGTTCTTATTGAAGGGAATAAGTTACAATCTATGGCTGATAATATTGATAGGTGGAATTTTAGGAGGATTTACAGGATCATATTTAATGAACAAGATGAAGACAATTTACGTAAAATACACAATAATATTAATAATAGCGTTCGTACTGATAAAGATACTAGTGGGAATAATTTGA
- a CDS encoding tyrosine-type recombinase/integrase — translation MPRATLGDHEKLIEACKGYIFLHYRLITEVLFKEGLRYIDMIRLSVDDFYTDAEKIIVCTWKNEKYREVPIVPSVKEVYLKYLPF, via the coding sequence ATGCCTAGGGCCACCCTCGGCGACCACGAAAAACTAATAGAAGCTTGCAAAGGCTACATCTTCCTGCACTACCGGTTGATCACAGAAGTATTGTTCAAAGAAGGCTTAAGATACATCGATATGATTCGTTTGTCTGTGGATGACTTCTACACCGATGCGGAAAAAATAATAGTGTGTACTTGGAAGAATGAGAAATATCGCGAAGTCCCGATAGTTCCTAGCGTTAAAGAGGTCTATTTGAAGTATCTCCCGTTTTAG
- a CDS encoding tyrosine-type recombinase/integrase codes for MPFSPHRARRLCGRYLWENGLKSELIRRLLCHTSIGTTMIYIKPEVAGAPSKVQKYVKKFYFVRSLDMRLLS; via the coding sequence ATACCATTTTCACCTCATAGAGCGAGAAGGTTATGCGGACGGTATTTATGGGAGAATGGGTTAAAGTCCGAACTGATACGTCGATTACTCTGCCATACGAGCATAGGCACGACGATGATCTATATAAAGCCGGAAGTCGCGGGTGCACCCTCGAAAGTACAGAAGTACGTGAAGAAGTTTTATTTTGTGAGGTCCCTGGACATGCGACTTCTCAGTTAG
- a CDS encoding site-specific integrase — MGTKKYEDFEKNERVNRWYLNVRARSPISADIWRRSLLRYCTINNTTPEGLLDMAQKGTLKDNFQDFTIRMIAEGRRGAYLAKVKEILHSWIRFNDIDYKIRINIPNERLNETTMDERVPTKEELSKILRMGTVRSRVSVSLMAFSGLRPEVLGNYEGTDGLTLGDIEDLDIDTLTFKNVPAKINVRNGLSKTRLKYFTFLGQEGCGYLKDYLDHRKASGEILKKESALLAPDPGNVQTAHGFLRTALIAREIRKAIRNSNLSMRPYVLRVYFATALDIAESKGSISHPWRQYIMGHKGDIEATYSTNKRLLPETIEGMRSAYLKCTKFFETEEKGIKEEDYQKMLRDSAIDTLTGAFGITLTDDQKEELRNLDTAEYQKRLGEIFKDRKADLLNNGNSQKVIPFKDVEKYIEQGWEYVRDFPGNKAIVRLPS, encoded by the coding sequence GTGGGAACGAAAAAGTATGAGGACTTTGAAAAGAATGAAAGGGTCAATCGCTGGTATCTCAACGTAAGGGCCAGATCTCCCATCAGCGCCGATATCTGGAGAAGGTCCCTGCTCCGATATTGCACTATCAACAATACTACACCGGAGGGATTGCTTGACATGGCCCAGAAAGGAACCCTTAAGGACAACTTCCAGGACTTCACCATCCGAATGATTGCAGAGGGGAGAAGGGGTGCATATCTTGCCAAGGTAAAGGAAATACTTCACTCATGGATCCGCTTCAATGATATCGACTACAAGATCAGGATAAACATTCCGAATGAGCGCCTCAATGAAACCACGATGGACGAACGGGTCCCAACAAAAGAAGAACTGTCAAAGATCCTGAGAATGGGGACAGTGAGGTCAAGGGTTTCTGTTTCACTCATGGCGTTCTCGGGACTGAGGCCGGAAGTATTAGGAAATTATGAAGGGACGGACGGCCTCACTCTTGGGGATATTGAGGACCTGGACATAGACACGCTGACATTCAAGAATGTGCCGGCAAAGATCAACGTCCGCAACGGCCTGAGCAAGACAAGGCTAAAGTACTTCACATTCCTGGGGCAGGAAGGTTGCGGCTACCTGAAAGACTACCTGGATCACAGGAAGGCATCCGGTGAGATCCTGAAAAAAGAATCTGCGTTGCTTGCTCCGGACCCGGGGAATGTGCAGACTGCGCATGGCTTCCTGAGAACGGCCCTAATAGCGCGAGAAATAAGGAAGGCCATAAGGAATTCGAACTTATCAATGCGCCCCTATGTCCTTAGGGTCTATTTTGCAACTGCTCTTGATATTGCTGAATCCAAGGGATCTATCTCGCATCCCTGGCGCCAGTACATCATGGGGCACAAGGGCGACATCGAGGCCACGTATTCCACGAATAAGCGCCTGTTGCCCGAAACAATAGAAGGAATGAGATCGGCGTACCTGAAATGTACTAAGTTCTTTGAGACCGAGGAAAAGGGCATAAAAGAAGAAGACTACCAGAAGATGCTCAGGGATTCCGCCATTGACACATTAACGGGGGCATTCGGCATTACACTGACGGACGATCAGAAAGAGGAGCTGAGGAACCTTGACACTGCCGAATATCAGAAAAGGCTCGGAGAGATATTCAAGGACAGGAAGGCGGACCTCCTGAACAACGGCAATTCTCAAAAAGTGATCCCTTTCAAGGACGTGGAAAAATACATCGAACAGGGGTGGGAATACGTGAGGGATTTCCCGGGCAATAAAGCAATTGTGAGGCTGCCCTCTTGA
- a CDS encoding tyrosine-type recombinase/integrase encodes MITETEMQRILTVLKNPRDRAFISSLYDSGCRIEELITLKNRDISFDQYGSYFQLRERLVTERSGLWAVQLPCPCS; translated from the coding sequence ATGATAACTGAAACCGAGATGCAACGAATACTTACCGTATTGAAGAATCCAAGGGATCGGGCCTTTATTTCATCCCTGTATGATTCGGGGTGCAGGATTGAAGAACTGATCACACTAAAGAACAGGGACATATCTTTTGACCAGTACGGGTCATACTTTCAGTTACGGGAAAGACTTGTTACCGAAAGGTCAGGATTGTGGGCAGTTCAATTGCCATGCCCGTGTTCTTAA
- a CDS encoding class I SAM-dependent DNA methyltransferase, whose translation MAVKNLFGVDFWVNQFRELGYPVKQQEFPLSLLKEQKIIPPKTTPKKVLRLFNNDLLDIVVIEVNNDEFSRGRCVSIARSWKRNNLLSPVIVLTNSSESYVCIIPGVGYNSEAKILYLSDELYHTDKIVLKSMKYVENNVELLKLYNSEFFPYQKVRDDFFYQYRDLFQELSDKLTPYLEDHTRSFAQKFLGRLMFLYFLQKKGWLKGNKRFVDNIKDYWELSNLYYNGLNTGKIEGIPFLNGSLFDREDYLTRDKEEEISEILNEAFLRARKFFDDYNFTVDESAPLEVEVSIDPALIGTVFENLLLEKERGEKGTFYTPKDEISFICRRALVRYLGLQDRYTPDSRSLQDGIDLYLDELRKSKKLDEIRNLKERLLKVRVVDPAVGSGGFLVVMMQEIVSIVTEADSIAGWISDPYEYKKTIYGNIYGFDIEPEAVEIARLRMWLSMIIDLEVPVPLPNLDFKIVDIPDSLELQSVQKKITPEIEEERDHVEKLIEQYSNEHDHENKKSLKKRIESHTENLRKYGLNPEVIERYMVNPADIVVMNPPYVRQESIKQERKKYYVSTYKLDKKSDLYVYFFMRSLWLLKPNGYVSAITSDKWLETSYGKKLQDFLKSRLIAIYGQKNRSFMADINTVISLYGNDMQNGPVDFIYLESYASKSVVRRVSMERSDLKPGKWFYLRSPEIFLREIMPKLNHKLGDFAEVKRGFTTGANEFFYMRDVSSQYETDYLANPKKFEEWGVSAKNEKELKEQGLVYIENEGGERFVINRSDTKPLVRTTKDLKGYIIDKPERLCLYTKTPGIMTKKYIEWGRKQPVNIRGRKEPVIGYNNVPSVSGRKNWYSLNDLEPANIILPMYVMDRFFIPWSKEPVVCDNTFYTLKPNVRGIITFLNSTIFYTAMELYLRRLGGGVGEVKVNDYEQMPVPDLSKLDLSKIDVSLNRDVKRYFEEIGTDDRKKLDSEILNLLGVSDFPIDEFYKEFIDLVDDRLIKADRGLKSQEEDHDQDN comes from the coding sequence ATGGCTGTTAAAAATTTGTTTGGAGTGGACTTTTGGGTCAACCAATTCAGGGAGCTTGGTTACCCAGTGAAACAGCAAGAGTTTCCGTTAAGCCTGTTAAAAGAACAGAAGATTATACCTCCTAAGACCACTCCTAAGAAGGTACTGAGGCTCTTCAACAATGACCTGTTAGACATTGTAGTAATAGAAGTAAATAATGATGAATTTTCCCGCGGGAGATGTGTTAGTATCGCAAGGTCATGGAAAAGAAACAATCTGCTCAGTCCAGTAATAGTTCTAACGAATTCTTCTGAATCTTATGTGTGTATAATACCCGGAGTAGGATATAACTCAGAGGCAAAAATTCTGTATCTTTCTGACGAACTGTATCATACTGACAAGATCGTGCTCAAGTCAATGAAGTATGTGGAAAACAATGTGGAATTATTGAAGCTGTATAACAGCGAATTTTTCCCATACCAGAAGGTCAGGGACGATTTCTTCTATCAATACAGAGACTTGTTTCAGGAGCTGTCGGACAAACTCACCCCATACTTGGAAGATCACACAAGATCGTTTGCTCAGAAGTTCTTGGGAAGGCTGATGTTCCTTTACTTCCTTCAGAAGAAGGGATGGCTCAAAGGAAACAAGAGGTTTGTCGATAACATTAAAGATTACTGGGAATTGAGCAACCTTTACTATAACGGTCTGAACACGGGGAAAATCGAGGGAATACCTTTCCTGAATGGCTCGCTCTTCGACAGGGAGGACTATCTGACAAGAGATAAGGAAGAGGAAATATCAGAAATATTGAACGAGGCTTTTCTGCGGGCCCGAAAATTCTTTGACGATTATAATTTCACTGTAGACGAAAGCGCTCCACTAGAAGTTGAGGTAAGCATAGATCCTGCGCTGATCGGAACCGTTTTTGAGAACCTTCTTCTGGAGAAGGAACGCGGGGAGAAGGGGACGTTCTACACTCCAAAGGATGAGATATCCTTCATCTGCAGGCGGGCTCTGGTTCGATATCTAGGGCTTCAGGACAGATATACTCCAGACAGCAGGAGCTTGCAGGATGGCATCGATCTGTACCTGGATGAACTGAGAAAGAGCAAGAAGTTAGACGAAATCAGGAACCTGAAAGAGCGGCTTCTTAAGGTGAGGGTTGTCGACCCTGCAGTTGGATCTGGAGGATTTCTGGTTGTGATGATGCAGGAAATCGTATCCATTGTCACAGAGGCTGATTCAATTGCAGGATGGATATCAGATCCGTATGAATACAAGAAGACTATATATGGAAATATTTACGGCTTTGACATAGAACCAGAAGCCGTTGAGATCGCCAGACTAAGGATGTGGCTATCCATGATTATTGACCTGGAAGTCCCGGTACCGTTGCCCAACCTTGATTTCAAGATCGTAGATATTCCGGATTCCCTTGAGCTTCAGAGTGTTCAGAAGAAGATAACACCAGAGATTGAGGAAGAAAGGGACCACGTCGAAAAACTGATTGAACAGTATTCCAACGAACACGATCATGAGAACAAGAAGTCCCTGAAAAAGCGCATAGAATCTCACACCGAGAATCTGAGAAAATACGGCCTGAATCCCGAGGTAATTGAGAGATACATGGTGAATCCCGCAGACATTGTTGTTATGAACCCTCCATACGTGAGGCAAGAATCAATTAAGCAGGAAAGGAAGAAATATTATGTTAGTACATACAAGTTAGACAAGAAATCAGACCTATACGTTTATTTTTTCATGAGGTCACTATGGTTACTAAAGCCAAATGGCTATGTGTCAGCAATAACATCTGACAAGTGGCTGGAAACCTCCTATGGTAAGAAACTCCAGGATTTCCTGAAGAGCAGGCTAATCGCCATCTACGGACAAAAGAACCGATCCTTTATGGCAGATATAAACACTGTCATATCGCTCTACGGCAACGACATGCAGAATGGACCAGTAGATTTCATCTACTTAGAGAGCTATGCTTCCAAGAGCGTTGTCAGGAGGGTTTCCATGGAGAGATCAGATCTTAAGCCAGGCAAGTGGTTCTACTTGCGTTCCCCTGAAATCTTCCTCAGAGAAATAATGCCGAAGCTAAACCACAAGCTTGGAGATTTCGCAGAGGTTAAACGTGGATTCACTACTGGCGCCAACGAATTCTTCTACATGAGAGATGTTTCCTCTCAATATGAGACAGATTATTTAGCTAATCCAAAGAAGTTTGAGGAATGGGGCGTAAGTGCGAAAAACGAGAAAGAACTTAAGGAACAAGGTCTCGTTTATATTGAGAATGAGGGTGGAGAGAGATTTGTAATAAACAGATCGGATACAAAGCCACTGGTTAGAACGACAAAGGATCTAAAGGGATACATAATTGACAAACCTGAAAGATTGTGTTTGTACACCAAAACTCCTGGAATTATGACCAAAAAGTACATTGAATGGGGAAGAAAACAACCTGTAAACATCAGGGGCCGAAAAGAACCCGTCATAGGCTATAACAACGTGCCATCAGTATCCGGAAGGAAAAACTGGTATTCTCTTAACGATCTTGAGCCTGCAAATATAATCTTGCCGATGTACGTAATGGATAGATTCTTCATCCCATGGTCTAAAGAACCAGTTGTCTGTGACAACACTTTCTATACGTTAAAGCCTAACGTAAGAGGGATAATAACATTTCTTAATTCCACCATATTTTACACAGCAATGGAATTATACCTGAGAAGGCTCGGTGGCGGTGTCGGTGAGGTCAAAGTGAATGATTATGAACAGATGCCTGTGCCGGATTTAAGCAAACTGGACTTAAGCAAGATTGACGTTTCATTGAATAGGGACGTAAAAAGATATTTCGAAGAGATTGGAACCGATGACAGGAAAAAACTGGACTCGGAAATACTGAATTTACTGGGTGTGAGTGATTTTCCAATAGATGAATTTTACAAAGAATTTATTGATCTTGTTGATGACCGTCTTATCAAGGCTGATAGAGGGCTGAAATCCCAGGAGGAGGACCATGACCAAGATAATTGA